The following proteins are encoded in a genomic region of Populus trichocarpa isolate Nisqually-1 chromosome 13, P.trichocarpa_v4.1, whole genome shotgun sequence:
- the LOC112323870 gene encoding uncharacterized protein LOC112323870 → MIEFVLVHHANFCRSLHGVYYITLLAKDLIKDDGDEITYQAKVIHDDIRSGDIDVEIFRPKTNPSKKKYKIKKNGDDVEEEEEEEKTERKYWVVELDDGWDVYHVVGGEPDEYTRRLKYLEKEERDLLVHYSEIYCASDGFDLVRPPPPGYCWASPIDINDSSQLGVVNRMAIFAVEYYNKKYKRKGKKMEFVRVHHANITRASRDAYYITLLAKDLIKEDDDEEKAYQTKVVHWEFLSGGESIYVEIFRPKANPSSQAII, encoded by the exons ATGATCGAGTTTGTTCTAGTTCATCATGCAAATTTCTGCAGATCCCTTCACGGTGTGTACTACATAACTTTATTGGCTAAAGACCTTATTAAGGATGATGGTGACGAGATAACTTATCAAGCTAAGGTGATCCACGATGATATTCGATCAGGAGATATAGATGTGGAAATTTTTAGGCCAAAAACAAaccccagtaaaaaaaaatataagattaaaaaaaatggtgatgatgttgaagaggaggaggaggaggagaaaactgAAAGGAAATACTGGGTGGTTGAGTTGGACGATGGCTGGGACGTCTATCATGTAGTTGGAGGCGAACCTGATGAATATACTCGGCGTTTGAAATACcttgaaaaggaagaaagggaTCTTTTGGTGCACTATTCTGAGATTTATTGCGCATCCGAT ggttttgatcTTGTTCGTCCTCCTCCACCTGGCTACTGTTGGGCATCCCCCATTGATATTAATGACTCTTCTCAACTCGGAGTTGTCAACAGAATGGCCATATTTGCTGTCGaatattacaacaaaaaatacaagagaaaG GGAAAAAAGATGGAGTTTGTTCGAGTTCATCATGCAAATATCACGAGAGCAAGTCGTGATGCTTACTACATAACTTTACTGGCTAAAGACCTGATTAAGGAAGACGATGACGAGGAGAAAGCTTATCAAACTAAGGTGGTCCATTGGGAGTTTCTATCAGGAGGCGAGAGTATATATGTTGAAATTTTTAGGCCAAAAGCAAACCCCAGCAGTCAAGCTATTATATAA